The nucleotide sequence GGACACTTCCCTGATATAGTGGTGCAAAATCGACGCGTTCTGGGTATGGGGGAGTCAACGATATGACCGCAGGAAATTACGATCCGTTCAGTCCGATGAGAACGTTTGTGCAGACCGCCCAAGCGGCGCTGCCGGAACTCGACACCTGGAAGCAGATCACGGACGAAGAGGTTGAGCTGGTCGCGGACATGACGCGCCGTAACGAGTTGTCCGGGGGTACGCCGGTGGTGCGGGCGTTCGAGGCGCGATGGCGGCAATGGATTGGCACGCGCTACTCCATCACCGTGATGAACGGAACATCCGCGTTGTACAGCGCGTACTTCGGGTTGGGCGTCGGTCCGGGGGATGAGGTCATCTGCCCCGTGAACACGTGGATCTGCACGATTGCACCGGCGGTGCTGCTGGGGGCCAGGCCCGTGTTCTGCGATATCGACCCCGAGACCCTGCTGATGGACCCCACCGATTTGGAGCGCAAGATTTCCGATAAGACGGCGTGCATCGTGCCCGTACACCTGTGGGGCAACGTGTGCGAGATGGACGCGATCATGGCAATTGCGAAAAAATGCGGCGTCCGCGTGGTCGAAGACTGTTCCCACGCGCACGGGGCCAAGTATAAGGGGCGCATGTGTGGGGCCATCGGCGATGCGGGATGCTGGAGCCTGCAGGGGTCGAAATCCGTCAGTGCGGGCGAAGGCGGCGTGATGACGACCGACGACACCGACCTATTCGAGCGGGCCTGTCTGCTGGGGCAGGTCAACCGCATCGAGGGCGTCGATCTGGTCACGACCCGGTACGAAGAGCATCAACCGCTGGGCTTGGGCATGAAATTCCGGGCGCATCCGCTGGGCGTCGGCATTGCCAATGTGCAGCTCGACAAGCTCGACGCGCTAAACGCTCGGCGGCGGGCGTACATCGAAGATGTGGAGGCCGGGCTTGAGGATATTCCCGGGCTGCGCCCCATCCATGTGCCGGAAGGCGCGGAGCGCGGTGGATACTACGGCTTCCCCGCGATCCACGAACCCGAAGCCATGGGCGGCGTATCCACAGCGGATTTCATCGCTGCGCTGAAACAAGTGGGCGTCAACGCGACGGCCACGCCCTACGTGAATCTGCACACGCTGCCCATTTTCGCGAAAGGATTCGACGTGTTCACTCGCAACCGCGGGCCGCTTTGCCCAAGCGAAGGATATGCCGGTTATGCGTCCGGGGACTTCCCGGGCGCCGAGCTTGCGGCAAAGCGAACCGTGTTTCTGCCTCGGTTGAGCAATCCCACGCCGGGGGCCGCGCAAGCGATACTGGATGCATTGTGCCGGACGGCGGAGAAGCTGATTGAGGGGGCCCGGTGAGTCCTGTCAGCTCCACAACACCGTTGGGTGAATCGCTGGCCGGTTTTGAATCGGCCATGCGCCGGTTTCAGAACGTCCTCAAGCCTGACGACCGGTTGTATGGGGCCGTATTCGACGGGACCGAAGACTGGACGAACCTGCTTGCATACAAGCTGGTGCCGCACCTTGCCGAAGAGAGTTGTCTCATCGTTGCGATCACCGGCGGCACAAACACGGGGAAGTCGACGGTCTTCAACCTGCTTCTTGGCCGGGCTGTGAGTCCGGTGATGGCGACCGCCGCCGCGACAGCGCGGCCCCTCATCGCCGCGAACGACCGCCGGGCGAAGGAATGCCTTGAGGGAAAGTTTGTGCCGGAGTTCGCGCCGCGTCCGCTGGAGCAGGCCGAAGCCGTGATTGGACGCGAGGCACCTGCCAACACGCTCTACGTCGCGCGCGAAGAGTCGTTGCCGGACCGGCTTGCCCTGTTCGACACGCCCGACGTGGACTCGATCGAGCGCGAGCATTGGGAAGTGGCAGACAATATTCGCGCGGCGGGCGACGTGCTCGTGGCCGTACTGACGGGTGAGAAGTACAAGGATGACCGGGTGGTGAGCTATTTTCGGCACGCCATCGCGTCGGGCCGCGTCGTTGTGCCGGTGATGAACAAGGCGAACCCCGCGCGAGACATGGAAGTGGCGCGAAAGCAGTTGGCGGAGTTTGTGGAACTGGTGGGGTGCGACACGCCGGTCTTTGCGATCCCGCACGACTTCAATGCTTCCGAAAAACTCGACCAACCCATTCGTGCGTTGGACCGCGATGAAACGCTGCTTGCGTATCTGTTGTCCCTGGACGTGCCGGCCATCAAACGACGGGTCTATCAAGGCACCGTTGCTCACTTAACAGAACGTGCAGGCGCGTTTCTCGAACACGCCACGGGCGTCGGGCTTGTGTTGCGATCCGCGATGAACGAATTCGACGCGCGCGCAATGGCGGCCGCGGCCAAGTACGATCCCGCTCCGGGGTCGGCGGTTGGCGGCATGTTCCATGAGTATGTTCAGCGCAAACGCGGTCTGCTGTTTCGTTGGATCGGGTCGGGAAGCAAGCTGGTGGTGCAAGGGGCGAGTGCCGTAGGGCGCACCATCACCGGGGCGTTTCGGAAGCGCGCACAGCTTGAAGCCAACGCGGCAAAACAGACCGATGCCGAGTTGCATGCGACCCACGCCAAGAACATCGATCGCATTGCGCGCGAGTTGCTGGCAGAGTCCATAGCCTTCTCGCGGAATCTGCGTGAACCCGCCGCGCACCTGGTGGAGGCACCGCTGGAGGACACGGATGTGGAGTCGGCGGCGCAAAACGTGATTGAGAATACGCTGTCTTCGGAGAACGTGTCGGAAGAGTTTCGCCGGCACGCTTATCGGACGCTGGACGCATGGTGGAGCGATCACAAGGGGAAGCGGCGCGTGCTTGAGGCGCTCGATGGCATTCTTGCCGTGACGCCCGCGGCGATTGCCGCGCCGATATCGTTGCACACGGGCGGTGTGGGCGTGGCAGAGACGATGATTGTCGTGGGGCCGGTGGTAGAACAATTCATGGCGCGCGTAATCGAGTATCAGTTTGGCGATGCCCTGTTCGATTTTCTTTCGCCGTGGCGCAAGGAGCAGCAAGACGCGCTGTACCGCGCCTTGCGCGCACACCTGTTGTCACCGGGTCTGGATGAATTGAAGCACTATTTGGACGCGCTTGAGGGAGAGCCGATGCGCGAACTGCGGAGTTGGCACGAACGATGTCGGACAGCTTAGGCGGGATACTGGCGCGGTTGGAGGAAATCGCCGCGTACGACGGGCCCTGGAAGCCATTGCGCGACGAAGCGCCGCTATTGCGGGCGCGATTGCAGGAGCTGCGCGAGCGCGAAACGCGATTGGACGATCTGCTTGTAGTCGCGTTGGTCGGCGGATCGGGCGTAGGGAAATCGACGCTGCTGAATGCCTTGGCGGGCGACCAACTCGCGGCAACGTCGGAGTTTCGTCCGTGCACATCCGTGCCGACGGTATATCACCCGCCTGGAGCCGTGCTGGGGATGAAAGACTGGAACCGGGTGTCGGGTTCCGCGCTGGAGAACTTGGTCATTATCGATACGCCCGATTCGGACACCGTCGAACATGCGCACCGCGAGAAGGTCGTGGAGGCGTTGCGAGAAGCGGACGTGATTCTCATCTGCGGAAGTCCGGAGAAGTATCTCGACGAGGCAACGTGGTCATTGCTGCGGCCGCTGCAAGGCGAACGCACCATGGTGTGCGTGGAGACGAAGGCCGATCTGTCGACGGAGGATGTGCGCGAACACTGGACAGCGCGATTGCGCGAGCAGGGGTTCGAGGTGTCCGGGTACTTTCGCATCAGCGCGCGCCGGTCGTTGGATCGCAAACTGACGGGACACGCGCCCCACGGAGACGAGTTCGATTTCGCGCGGTTGGAGGCCTTTCTCCGAACGGAATTGTCGAGCGAGCGGGCGCGGCGCATCAAACGCTCGAATGCGCTCGGTCTACTGACAAAGACGCAGCAACGCTTGACAGAGAATGTTGTTGTGCGGAGACCCGAGTTGGAGTCGCTTCAAACGAAGATCGGGGAGACCGACAAGGCGATTGCGCGCGAGACGTGTACGATTATCGGGCGCAGGCTGTTCGCGGAACCGCACCTCTGGAACTATGCGTTGGGCCGCGAAGTGGCGTTGCGCGCAAAAGGCATCGTGGGCACGTTGTACCGCATTCTGGAAGCGGCGCGCTCGTTTCCCGCGCGGCTGGCGCAACGGTTCTCGTGGGGTGGTGCAGCGTCGGCGGGGCGGCAGGCCGCGGCCATGCTGAACGAAGATGGCGTGTTCGCGGAAGACATCACGGTTGCGACCGACGCGATTCGCGACGTGTATGCGCAGCGCCGCAGCGAGCTCGCGCTGGATTGGGTGCGCGCGGGGTTCGAGCCGTCCGACGCTGAAGCGGGCTTCACGGAGTTCCATCACGCGGTACAACAGCGTCTCGGCTTCCTGTTGCGAGGTCCTGCCCGCGATCGTGTTGTGTCCCGCGCGAAATGGTTGACGTGTTGGCCATTGGCCCTGTTGGTCGACGCGCCTCCGGTCGCGTTTGTGGGGTACGCGGGATATCGCATCGTCTCCGACTATTTCATGGGCGTCGTGTTGACGAGCGACTACTTCTTGCATAGCGGCGCGGTGTTGGCGATTTTGCTTGCTGTAGAGTTGCTACTCATTTCGTTGATTTCGCGCATGTGCGCGTGGTCGGCGCGACGGCGCGCCGCGAGCGATCTGCGCGCCGCGATACTCTCGGGCAACCTCGCGTTTCTTCACGAGCGCGCGGTGCTGACAGTGGCATCATCCAGAGTGCGCGACCTCGAAGAAGTGCAGAGCGCTTCGGTATAGGTATCAATCGGTCGCTAAACGGAAAACGCCCCCGAGTTCGGGGGCGTTGCGTTTGTAAGAGCGACTGAAGTTACTTGCCTGCGGGCGATTTGGTCTTGGCGACGAGCGGCAACAGGTTCTTGTCGATGTCCGCATCGGACTTGCCGATGTCAGCCTTGAACAAATACCAATTCTCAACGTGCTCGGCCGAGCCTCCTTCGGATGCCAGTTTCGCTGTAGCCCCGAGGGATTCAATCTCAAGCATGTCTTCGTTCGTGAACGTTTCGGTGTTGCATCCGCCGTCCGGATAAATCGCGCCTTCTTTGTACGCGAAGCGCTTCACAAAGACGTCGCCGTTCAACGTATAGGCTGCCCAGCCCGGCGTGTTCTTGAAACCGACCTTCTGCGGCTTCGTATTCTTGGGATCCTGCTGAAGCTGGATGTATTTCGTGCTCCATGTCCAACGCGGGTCGGCCATGTCCGTGTAGTGCCACAACACGAGTGGACGCGCCGGCAGCAAGTAATCGGTGTGCGCGCGGAATTCCTCGTGCGGATAGATTGCGCGGCCGTTCTGCGCCATGACCGACAGCGCCCACGGGGCCAGTTCAACGTCCCAGAGATTCCGGTTCACGGCGCGATGAAGGACCGTCACGAGGTTCTCCTTCGGGTCGACCGTGATCTCCATTTGCTTCTGAATGCCCGTCGAGGCCTCGACATCTTGCGTGAGACGCAAGGTCGTTCCGTTCCACTCATACATTACAGGGGAGTTGTCGGGCGAGTACGTGCGAGGAATGGCTTCGGGCGCGTGCCAGAAGCGATGACCGCCATAGATGCGCCAGTCGTCGCCGCCGGTCTTGCCCTGCATCTCTTTGTATTCACGGAACAGATTTTGACCGCCGACAAATCCAAGGCGCACGACGCGCGGCCCGACATCCGTCGTCACGACGACCTCGATTTGTCCGTTGCTCAACACGATGCAGTTCGGCCAGCCGCCGAATTCTTTCTTCTCCATGGTCACCTCCGCGTGCGCCGCGAATACCGGCGCGAACAGTACAAACGCCACGACAAGGCTGAGACGCTGCATGTGGCACCTCCGCTTTGTTTTCCGGTTTGGGAACCCGACTCCCGCGCAGCACTGTAGCAAAAGACGGGGGTGTGTGGCGAGAATTGGCGAGGACAAGTGGACAAAGGGAAACGTGCTGGATTGGCAAGCACGCTTGTGGCTGCGGCAATCACTGGCGCCCTTACAGGGCGCACGCTTAGGGGACGTGGTTACCCGGGCTTGTGTATGCCGTGCCTGCGGCGCAATGAGCGAGCCGCATGTGGGTGCGGGCTGCGTCTTTGATTGGGTAACGTTGTGCTAACGGAACTGAGAGTGACCGGCGCTTGGGTTCTGAATTGCGTCATGAGTTGGGAAACTGCGTGCCTAAAGCGCCCTAGATTTGTAGTAAGTATGAAATCGGATAAGGCAATTGGGCAAACGTAAACAGAGGGAAATCACTGTTCTGCTTAACTCCTACAATTGATTTCTTGAGCGCCGTAGGTGCGTAATACCAGAGCCTGGGGTGCGGCATGGCGGGCCGCCATGGCGTACCCCAGGAATAATTGCCGACAAGAAGTGCGCCCTGTAGGGGCGCGAGTAGTTCGGAAGGAGGCGCGGTGTCGCAATCGTTGGCACGAATCATTCTTCATGTGGTGTGGAGCACGAAACATCGGAGGCCGGTTATCTCGGATATTGTAGCCCCTTCGTTGTATTCATACATCGGGGGGATTCTGCGCGAATGCGATTCGTCGCTGGTCGCCGCCGGGGGGATGTTTGATTACGTTCACCTTCTGTGCGAGTGCTCGAAGAACCATGGGGCTTCGAAGATCGTTAAGGAAGTGAAGGTTGGCTCATCAATTTGGATAAAGACACAAAATGCGGTGCCGGGCGATTTTTGTTGGCAGGCGTGATACGCCGCGTTTTCGGTTAGTCCGTCGAATATCAAGCGCGTTGCGGAGTATATCGGGTCGCAGCGCATGCACCATGCGAAATTGTCGTTTCAGGCTGAATTGCGGGCGCTGTTGAAGCGGCATGCGGTGACGTTTGACGAGCGGCACGTGTGGGATTGAGGGCGGAAAGCTACTCGCGCCCTTACAGGGCGCACGCTTAGGGGGCGTGGTTACCTGGGGTTCCGGTTCGCGTCTGCCGACGCAAACCTCCACCCCTGGCTGGAGTATTTCGCGCTTGCAGCGCTCTGGAGTATCGAATCAAATCATCGTTGTGTACCGGTGGTTGAGTCTCTTTGGGTTGCGGCTATGCCACCCCAGGCTGGAGTATTTCGCGCTTGCAGCGCTCTGGAGTATCGAATCAAATCATCGTTGTGTATCGGTGGTTGAGTCTCTTTGGGTTGCGGCTATGCCACCCCGGGCTGGAGTATGCCGTGGAAGAACGAATTGGGCAGGCGCGTGAGTTGCGAAATAGGATGGGACATGCCATGCCTGCGGCAATAGAGACAGATCGCGCCTAAGACGGCATAAGTATTCGCTCATAAGAATTCCCTGAGGCAAAGAGCAGGCAATATGTCGTTCGGTGCGTCTTGCTGCGATAGCCTTAAGCGATTTCTCCTTAGAATTCGCATTGCGCGCGCGACCGTGTATGCTATGCGCCGAATTGCGAATCCCCTTTACTGGAGCTACACGATGCCGTATTTCACCGAACTGTCCGCGTTGTTTGAAGAGGTTTCGAACTGGGCCGATTTACGGCATGAGCAGAAGGCGAAGATTGCGCCGATTCTTGCCAGGTTGCAGAAGACCCTTGCCGATTCCAAGCGCGACTTGGAGCGAGCGAATCCTGCCTCGGAAGTATCCAAACGAGAACCTAACAAACTCGTCGAGATTCAGGCTGTGCGCCCCAAAGGGCCGCGACGCATCGGAAACGCGATGCCCAAGGATCGCATTCAATCGCGCATGCGCGGCGCGTGGCTGGGACGTGCGGCGGGGTGTACGTTGGGTGCGCCGGTCGAGTCGTGGACGCCGGACGCGATGGAAGATCTGGCGCGCGTCGGGAAACAAGCGTTTCCGCCAACCGACTACTGGGCCGTTCATCCGAACCCGAGCCGTGTCCACTATAACGAATGCACATTTCGCGAGTATCTCAAGGGCAACCTCCGGGCAGTTCCGGTCGACGACGATCTGGCCTACACGCTGCTTGGCTTGTTGATCCTGGAACGGTTTGGGCCGAAGTTCACCACGAAGGACGTGGGCGCGGCCTGGCTCGATCATGTGCCCATGGCATACACCGCGGAAGAAGTGGCATTGAACAATCTCAAACGCGGCGTGCCCGCGGCCAAAGCTGCCGAAATCGGGAATCCCTATCAGGAGTGGATTGGCGCGGACATCCGCAGCGATCCGTGGGGCTATGCCGCGCCGGGCTGGCCGGAACGCGCGGCGGAATACGCCTACCGCGACGCGTATTTGTCGCACCGCTACAACGGCATCTACGGCGAGATGTTCTTTTCCGCCGCGATAGCCGCCGCTTTTGTCGTGGATTCGCCGATGGAAGCGCTGCGTATCGGACTGACGGAGATCCCGAAAGAGTGCCGTCTTGCCGACGACCTTCGCTGGGCCTTCAAGCGCGCGCCGCGCATTCGCGATTGGCGCGAAGCGCGCAAGGTCGTTGATGAGCGCTTCAAGGGCATGCACCACGTTCACACGAATAACAATGCGTGCCTGACCGTGTTTGGATTGCAGCTTGGGGGCGGTGACTTCACGAAGACCATCGGCGGGATTGTCGCGATGGGACTCGACAACGATTGCACGGGGGCGACGGCGGGGTCGATCTTTGGCGCGGTGTACGGTATCGAACGCATCCCGGAGCACTGGTGGAAACCGTTCGGAAATGGCGTGCGCAGTTATCTGAAGGGACACAAGAAGTTCACGACAAGCGATGTGGTGAAACGGTTCCTCGCTGTGGCGCGGCGCACGTGGGAAGACGCGACGTAGCTTCTGCTCAGCCGGATTTCGCCGGGTTCAACTCCAGCGGAGTAGTGCGCCACTTCGTATGCTCGAATGCGTAGAACGTGAGAACGAACCGGCTCACGTGGCTTACCAGTATCGCGGCCCAGATTACGTTCGTGCTCAAAAGTCCCAGCGATTTGAAGACCTGGCAGATCGTGAGCAGGATGACGATCTGGGTCACGATGGCGATCCACATTGGCTTCTTCGTTTCGCCCGCGCCAATGAGCCCACCGGTCAACGCGAGGGCCGTGGCAAGAAACAAGCCCGATACCGCCAGAAAGCGCAGCAGCGTGACCCCGTACAGCATGACGTGTTCGTCTTTTGCATTGAAGATTCCCAACAAGGCTTGCGGCACGGTCACCGCTACAATTCCCCACACGACGGCCCACACGAGCCCCATCGCCGTGGCGATATGAACGCCGCGCTTGCCTCGGGCGGGCTTGCCGGCGCCGATGTTTTGCCCCATGAGCGAAGAAGAGGCGCCGCGCAGCCCCAGGGCGGCCCACGTCAGGAAAGAAAACAACTGCGCGTAGCAGATGGTGTAGGCCGCTTGGGCCGCTGAACTGAATTCGAGCGAGCCAATGTAGCGGTATACGAAAATGCCGCCGATGTTCAGCGCCACCGCGTGAATGCCCGACGGCACGCCAATCCGCGCCACGACCTTGAGCACGGAGAAATCGGGGATCAAGGTCCATTTGGGCGGCGGCTGCAGAATCATCTTCCGGCGGAGGATCAGGGTGATCGTGATAATGATGGCGGGAATCGGGGCGAAGCACGTGCCAAGCGCGGCGCCCGTAGTGCCCATGGGCTTGAAGATGCCCAGTCCGGTGATGAAGACGGAGCTGAGCAGGATGTTCACAGCCGTTGTCAGGATGGACAACATCAGCGGGATTTTTGCTTCGCCGGAAGACTGCATGGCCGTGCTCAACAAGAAGACGGCCGAGAGCGGAAGACCGCACGCGAAGAGGGTTCGCAGGTAAGGTATCGCGTAGAGTTGTACATCGGGCTTGGCGTTGACGTGCGCAAGAACCACGGGCGACAACAGGTACCCGATCGGCGCGATGACGAAAATCACGAGGTAGAGTGTCGCGAGAAACACGTCATGCATGACGCGGCTCATTTCCTCGCGCGCCTTTTTGCCGGCGGACTGCGAGATAAGCACGCCCATACCGTGAAACAAGGACGCGAGCGACACCACGACAACCAGGAAGATAACCCACGACACGCCGATAGCGGCGTTTGCGGCCACGTCTTGGACATAGTGGCCCACCAACACCTGATCGACCAGCCCGCGCAGGCCGTTGATGATATTCATCGTGACAATCGGCCACGAGAGTTTCCATACCGAGCGCAGGATGCTGCCGGAGACTAGATCGTCGTCAAAAGCTTTCATTCGTGCCGTGCAGTTGCCGAGTAATGGCAGAAGACATGCGCCGAAACCGCATTTCGTCGCAGATTCCTGCCTCCTTGTAAGAGGCAGACTATATCACGGAGCGGGTGCGGCGGACGATTTCCCCTGTTATCGATGGGAGGGAGGACGAACTCAGGTACTCACTGGAATTGCCCTATCCGTCATTCCCGCGCAAGCGGGAATCCATCTTAGGTCCAGCCCGCACGTCACACGGCAAAGATGGACCCCCGCTTTCGCGGGGGTGACGACTAGTGTTAACGCAGATGAGTTATCGCGGAGCTAGACCGCGCTCAAATCGCAGCAGCCGCCGCGAAGGCCTTCTTTGCCGCCTCCAATGTGCGGTCGAGTTCGTTCTTGCCGTGGGCGGAACTCATGAACATGGCCTCGAACTGAGACGGAGCCAAATACACACCGTTTTCGAGCATGGTCCAGAAGAAAGCGGCGTATTGCTTCGTGTTGGAGGCCGTCGCTTCGGCGTAGTTGCGCACGGGCCCGTCGTGGAAGAACATGCACGCCATCGAACCCACGCGAGTCTGGCACACGGGTATCCCCGCTTCGCGCGCGAGTGTGCCAAGACCGTCGCAGAGAGTTTCCAGCGACTTCTCGATGGACTCGACGACTCCGGGCGATGAAAGGACTTCGAGCGTGGCGAGTCCCGCCGCGGTGGCCAACGGGTTTCCGGAGAGCGTGCCCGCCTGGTAGATGGGGCCGACGGGAGAGACGTGGTCCATGATCGAAGCGGGTCCGCCGTACGCGCCGACGGGAAGCCCACCGCCGATGACTTTGCCGAGCACGGTCAAGTCGGGCGTGATGCTATACCGTTGTTGCGCGCCGCCCAGCGCAACGCGGAAGCCCGTCATGACCTCGTCGAAGATAAGCAATGCGCCGTGCTGTTTCGTCAAGGCGCGTAACCCTTCGAGATAGCCCGGCTCGGGTAGAACAACGCCCATGTTGCCTGCGACGGGTTCGATGATGATGCACGCGATCGCGTCGCCATGTTCCTTAAATAAAGCCGTAGCCGCGTCGAGATCGTTGTAGGGCATGGTCAGCGTGCAGGACGCATAGCCCGCGGGAATGCCGGGGCTGGTCGGCACGCCCAGCGTGGTCAGACCGCTGCCGGCCTTGACGAGCAATCCGTCGACGTGCCCGTGATAGCAGCCCTCGATCTTCACGACGAGATCCCGCTTGGTGTAGCCGCGCGCGAGACGTATCGCGCTCATGGTGGCTTCGGTGCCGCTGTTGACGAGCCGAACCTTTTCGATGGAGGGGACCAGCTCCACGATGCGTTCCGCGAGACGGATTTCCGCTTCCGTGGGGATGCCGAAGCTTGAGCCTTTGGCCATGGCTTTCTTAACCGCGTCCACGACCTTTGGATGGGAATGGCCAAGCACCAACGGTCCCCAGGATAGGACGTAGTCGATGCATCGGTTTCCGTCGGCGTCGGTAATCCACGCGCCATTTCCTTCCGCGACAAAGAAGGGATCGCCGCCGACGCCTTTGAACGCGCGCACGGGGCTGTTGACCCCGCCGACCATGACGCGGTTTGCCTCTTTCCACAACTGGGCCGAACGTTCGGATTTCATGGAGCCTCCTCTAATCTGGATATATCACGAATGCACACGAACTTATCACGTAGGCTTTGCGATTGCGAGACTTGCAGCGAAAAACAAGAGACTTCTCCGAAGACAGAGTATGTTTGTGAGAAACCCATGCCTAAACAATGGTTCCCGCTCTTACTCGGTATGCGCCTGCTCCGCAAACTGCTCGATTGCGACATCGCCGTCCGGGAAACTCGCGATAACCTTGAGTTCGCCACCCATGGCGGCCACATACCGGCGCAGGGTGCTGACGTACATGTCCGCTTGGCGTTCGATTTTCGACACGGCCGTCTGGCTCATCTGCAACGTTTCTGCCATTTGCTGCTGCGTCAAGGTCATCGCTTTGCGCAACTCGTCAAGCCGCATTTCGGCCATGAGCGTTTGCGCGCGGACCGCGTTCTGTTCGCGGCGAGCGGGCGGAATAGCGGACTGAAGCCGGGAAAACGATTTCGCCATCAGAGTAGTCCTTCTTTGCGCAACGCGTTCAAGTGCTCGTCATAGGCGCGATCGGCTAAGGGTATTGCCATCTCGTACCATCGATCCGAGCCGGTCTTGTCTCCACCGAGGAGAAGGATCGCGACCCTTCTCGGGTCGAAGGCATAGAGAATCCGAAGAGGTCTTCCAGCATGCTGAATCCTCAACTCTCTCATGTGCCCGTGGCTGGAACCTTGCAGACTCGATGAATAGGGAAAGGGGAGTTGCGGACCGCGTTCCTGCAAGAGGCGCACGACCACATCAACGGAATCCTGCTCGTCATCGGACAGAGAATTCCACCAATCCTCGAACTGGTCTATATACTCCACTTCCCAGCTCACACGTCAATTATAACACAAAGGTTATAGAACAAGAAGGTTCTTTTTGGCCGTGTCGCAAAGAGGTAGAAGCAATAGAGATCGTCACCGCCCCCCAAAACGAGGTATCGTAGACGCCTGCTCGCGTGCATCCCGCCCGCGCGCACGGACGATACAGGGGGGAACGCTCATGCATGC is from Candidatus Hydrogenedentota bacterium and encodes:
- a CDS encoding DegT/DnrJ/EryC1/StrS family aminotransferase, with translation MTAGNYDPFSPMRTFVQTAQAALPELDTWKQITDEEVELVADMTRRNELSGGTPVVRAFEARWRQWIGTRYSITVMNGTSALYSAYFGLGVGPGDEVICPVNTWICTIAPAVLLGARPVFCDIDPETLLMDPTDLERKISDKTACIVPVHLWGNVCEMDAIMAIAKKCGVRVVEDCSHAHGAKYKGRMCGAIGDAGCWSLQGSKSVSAGEGGVMTTDDTDLFERACLLGQVNRIEGVDLVTTRYEEHQPLGLGMKFRAHPLGVGIANVQLDKLDALNARRRAYIEDVEAGLEDIPGLRPIHVPEGAERGGYYGFPAIHEPEAMGGVSTADFIAALKQVGVNATATPYVNLHTLPIFAKGFDVFTRNRGPLCPSEGYAGYASGDFPGAELAAKRTVFLPRLSNPTPGAAQAILDALCRTAEKLIEGAR
- a CDS encoding 50S ribosome-binding GTPase, with the translated sequence MSPVSSTTPLGESLAGFESAMRRFQNVLKPDDRLYGAVFDGTEDWTNLLAYKLVPHLAEESCLIVAITGGTNTGKSTVFNLLLGRAVSPVMATAAATARPLIAANDRRAKECLEGKFVPEFAPRPLEQAEAVIGREAPANTLYVAREESLPDRLALFDTPDVDSIEREHWEVADNIRAAGDVLVAVLTGEKYKDDRVVSYFRHAIASGRVVVPVMNKANPARDMEVARKQLAEFVELVGCDTPVFAIPHDFNASEKLDQPIRALDRDETLLAYLLSLDVPAIKRRVYQGTVAHLTERAGAFLEHATGVGLVLRSAMNEFDARAMAAAAKYDPAPGSAVGGMFHEYVQRKRGLLFRWIGSGSKLVVQGASAVGRTITGAFRKRAQLEANAAKQTDAELHATHAKNIDRIARELLAESIAFSRNLREPAAHLVEAPLEDTDVESAAQNVIENTLSSENVSEEFRRHAYRTLDAWWSDHKGKRRVLEALDGILAVTPAAIAAPISLHTGGVGVAETMIVVGPVVEQFMARVIEYQFGDALFDFLSPWRKEQQDALYRALRAHLLSPGLDELKHYLDALEGEPMRELRSWHERCRTA
- a CDS encoding 50S ribosome-binding GTPase, with the protein product MSDSLGGILARLEEIAAYDGPWKPLRDEAPLLRARLQELRERETRLDDLLVVALVGGSGVGKSTLLNALAGDQLAATSEFRPCTSVPTVYHPPGAVLGMKDWNRVSGSALENLVIIDTPDSDTVEHAHREKVVEALREADVILICGSPEKYLDEATWSLLRPLQGERTMVCVETKADLSTEDVREHWTARLREQGFEVSGYFRISARRSLDRKLTGHAPHGDEFDFARLEAFLRTELSSERARRIKRSNALGLLTKTQQRLTENVVVRRPELESLQTKIGETDKAIARETCTIIGRRLFAEPHLWNYALGREVALRAKGIVGTLYRILEAARSFPARLAQRFSWGGAASAGRQAAAMLNEDGVFAEDITVATDAIRDVYAQRRSELALDWVRAGFEPSDAEAGFTEFHHAVQQRLGFLLRGPARDRVVSRAKWLTCWPLALLVDAPPVAFVGYAGYRIVSDYFMGVVLTSDYFLHSGAVLAILLAVELLLISLISRMCAWSARRRAASDLRAAILSGNLAFLHERAVLTVASSRVRDLEEVQSASV
- a CDS encoding DUF4380 domain-containing protein — protein: MQRLSLVVAFVLFAPVFAAHAEVTMEKKEFGGWPNCIVLSNGQIEVVVTTDVGPRVVRLGFVGGQNLFREYKEMQGKTGGDDWRIYGGHRFWHAPEAIPRTYSPDNSPVMYEWNGTTLRLTQDVEASTGIQKQMEITVDPKENLVTVLHRAVNRNLWDVELAPWALSVMAQNGRAIYPHEEFRAHTDYLLPARPLVLWHYTDMADPRWTWSTKYIQLQQDPKNTKPQKVGFKNTPGWAAYTLNGDVFVKRFAYKEGAIYPDGGCNTETFTNEDMLEIESLGATAKLASEGGSAEHVENWYLFKADIGKSDADIDKNLLPLVAKTKSPAGK
- a CDS encoding transposase, coding for MSQSLARIILHVVWSTKHRRPVISDIVAPSLYSYIGGILRECDSSLVAAGGMFDYVHLLCECSKNHGASKIVKEVKVGSSIWIKTQNAVPGDFCWQA
- a CDS encoding ADP-ribosylglycohydrolase family protein encodes the protein MPYFTELSALFEEVSNWADLRHEQKAKIAPILARLQKTLADSKRDLERANPASEVSKREPNKLVEIQAVRPKGPRRIGNAMPKDRIQSRMRGAWLGRAAGCTLGAPVESWTPDAMEDLARVGKQAFPPTDYWAVHPNPSRVHYNECTFREYLKGNLRAVPVDDDLAYTLLGLLILERFGPKFTTKDVGAAWLDHVPMAYTAEEVALNNLKRGVPAAKAAEIGNPYQEWIGADIRSDPWGYAAPGWPERAAEYAYRDAYLSHRYNGIYGEMFFSAAIAAAFVVDSPMEALRIGLTEIPKECRLADDLRWAFKRAPRIRDWREARKVVDERFKGMHHVHTNNNACLTVFGLQLGGGDFTKTIGGIVAMGLDNDCTGATAGSIFGAVYGIERIPEHWWKPFGNGVRSYLKGHKKFTTSDVVKRFLAVARRTWEDAT
- a CDS encoding MATE family efflux transporter, whose amino-acid sequence is MKAFDDDLVSGSILRSVWKLSWPIVTMNIINGLRGLVDQVLVGHYVQDVAANAAIGVSWVIFLVVVVSLASLFHGMGVLISQSAGKKAREEMSRVMHDVFLATLYLVIFVIAPIGYLLSPVVLAHVNAKPDVQLYAIPYLRTLFACGLPLSAVFLLSTAMQSSGEAKIPLMLSILTTAVNILLSSVFITGLGIFKPMGTTGAALGTCFAPIPAIIITITLILRRKMILQPPPKWTLIPDFSVLKVVARIGVPSGIHAVALNIGGIFVYRYIGSLEFSSAAQAAYTICYAQLFSFLTWAALGLRGASSSLMGQNIGAGKPARGKRGVHIATAMGLVWAVVWGIVAVTVPQALLGIFNAKDEHVMLYGVTLLRFLAVSGLFLATALALTGGLIGAGETKKPMWIAIVTQIVILLTICQVFKSLGLLSTNVIWAAILVSHVSRFVLTFYAFEHTKWRTTPLELNPAKSG